A DNA window from Ictalurus furcatus strain D&B chromosome 22, Billie_1.0, whole genome shotgun sequence contains the following coding sequences:
- the ank1a gene encoding ankyrin-1a isoform X1, producing the protein MWTLVTELFFSFVVLAFLVLSCQSVLHIASGTVRSVLTYIHTQLDRELGEDESMSDQEQNVTTRVVRRRVILKGDEAVDLPGEQVSEEQFTDEHGNIVTKKVVRKVVRRGKGEGEGQEYIIDGQQEADELDADAEQFMGYAVLGRESKPDVVDVKKGGSQIVKCATLRRVKQ; encoded by the exons ATGTGGACTTTAGTTACAGAGCTGTTCTTCAGCTTTGTGGTGCTGGCGTTCCTGGTGCTCAGCTGCCAGAGTGTGTTGCACATTGCGAGTGGCACCGTGAGATCCGTGCTCACTTACATTCACACGCAGCTCGACCGGGAGTTGGGGGAGGATGAGAGCATGTCAGACCAAGAGCAGAATGTCACCACTCGAGTGGTGCGCCGCAGAGTTATTCTGAAG GGTGATGAAGCTGTGGATCTTCCTGGAGAGCAAGTGAGTGAGGAGCAGTTTACAGATGAGCATGGCAACATCGTCACCAAAAAG GTCGTGAGGAAGGTGGTTCGGAGAGGAAAAGGTGAGGGTGAGGGTCAGGAGTACATTATAGATGGGCAGCAGGAAGCTGATGAGTTGGATGCTGACGCAGAGCAGTTCATGGGCTACGCCGTCCTTGGCCGGGAAAGCAAG CCGGATGTTGTGGATGTGAAGAAGGGAGGGTCTCAGATAGTGAAATGTGCCACTTTGCGGAGAGTAAAGCAGTGA
- the spaw gene encoding southpaw codes for MGLARALALVLALASLDCLGIKQQSARHRAEHPSAHGYSAGEDRPHRYPVYMMQLYRDYRNTAASVSSHALHQTDSVLSLVAKDCHQDGERWKVTFDMSSLSGSQEIRLSELRFRVPAFSASVVELYHMHNSAPEERIFLGSIKVTPGRTPSSSSSSSWKAFNVTDLLTYWLRQEGEGQWPANEFVPENDMPSEVEEGSGKDDTESSSRRTIQHLTTDRVMIVVFLKSASTQGHQSSPTLMQTVQHSKYVALDRPGNARRHKRNRMEPGHVREVASENVTGPVTESRQRPLCRRVDMWVDFDQIGWNEWIVHPKRYNAYRCEGDCPVPLDESFKSTNHAYMQSLLKLYHPERVTCALCAPTRLSSLSMLYYEGDDVVLRHHEDMIVEECGCQ; via the exons ATGGGACTTGCACGTGCACTCGCTTTGGTGCTTGCTCTAGCGAGCCTGGACTGCCTGGGGATCAAGCAGCAAAGCGCGAGGCATCGCGCGGAGCATCCCAGTGCACACGGGTACAGTGCTGGAGAGGACCGTCCTCACAGATACCCAGTGTACATGATGCAGCTGTATCGAGACTACAGGAACACCGCTGCCAGTGTGAGCAGCCATGCCTTGCACCAGACTGACTCCGTACTGAGTTTGGTGGCCAAAG ATTGTCATCAGGACGGTGAGAGGTGGAAGGTCACTTTCGACATGTCTTCGCTTTCCGGCAGCCAAGAAATCCGGCTTTCCGAGCTCCGCTTCCGCGTGCCTGCCTTTTCCGCGTCCGTGGTGGAGCTCTATCACATGCATAACAGTGCACCGGAAGAGCGCATCTTCCTCGGCAGCATCAAGGTTACTCCTGGACGCACCCCCTCCTCGTCGTCCTCCTCGTCCTGGAAAGCCTTCAACGTAACTGATCTCCTCACATACTGGCTGCGTCAAGAAGGCGAGGGACAGTGGCCTGCAAACGAGTTCGTGCCCGAAAATGACATGCCGAGTGAAGTGGAAGAGGGCAGCGGTAAGGATGACACTGAATCATCTTCACGCCGCACAATCCAACACCTCACCACAGACCGAGTGATGATTGTGGTGTTCTTGAAGAGCGCGTCGACGCAGGGTCACCAGAGCAGCCCTACTTTAATGCAAACGGTACAGCACTCCAAATACGTGGCCCTGGACCGTCCTGGTAACGCAAGGCGACACAAGAGGAACCGAATGGAGCCGGGACATGTTCGGGAGGTGGCGAGTGAAAACGTTACTGGGCCAGTCACAGAGTCCAGGCAAAGACCTCTGTGCAGGAGAGTGGACATGTGGGTGGATTTTGACCAGATTGGATGGAATGAGTGGATTGTGCATCCAAAGCGCTATAATGCGTATAGATGTGAAGGAGACTGTCCAGTGCCACTGGACGAATCTTTCAAGTCTACAAATCACGCCTACATGCAG AGTCTGTTGAAGCTTTACCATCCAGAGCGCGTCACCTGTGCGTTGTGCGCGCCCACGCGCCTCAGCTCACTCTCCATGCTGTATTACGAGGGCGATGACGTAGTTCTGCGTCACCACGAGGACATGATCGTAGAAGAGTGCGGCTGCCAGTGA